GGCTTCAGAGCACTGAATCCCTATCTCCTTCTTCATACCACCTACCAGTATCAAAAGACCTTTCCTTCCCTCTGGACCTTCAGGAATGGGTTTTTTAAGAAGGTATTTTTCACACCAGAAGGACTGGCATCTATCAATCATTACCTTTGCCTGTGCACTCAGGCTGAAAAAGAAAACAGGAGAGGCAAGGATAAACCTGTGCCCCTCCCTTATGGCATCGTATATCTCTGCCATATCATCATTAATTATGCATCTTCCTGAAGTCTCGCAGCCACCACAATCCTGGCAGGGCTTTATATTCATGAGATTGAGATTGAAGAGGATAATCTCATGGCCTGC
This DNA window, taken from Thermodesulfovibrionales bacterium, encodes the following:
- a CDS encoding flavodoxin family protein; its protein translation is MKIVAFNGSPRVEGNTDILIKECLRPVKEAGHEIILFNLNLMNIKPCQDCGGCETSGRCIINDDMAEIYDAIREGHRFILASPVFFFSLSAQAKVMIDRCQSFWCEKYLLKKPIPEGPEGRKGLLILVGGMKKEIGIQCSEATAKAFFRTISVPEHETVSFLGVDAKGAILEVPDALHRVYDAGLRLLK